The proteins below come from a single Gossypium arboreum isolate Shixiya-1 unplaced genomic scaffold, ASM2569848v2 Contig00235, whole genome shotgun sequence genomic window:
- the LOC128288583 gene encoding 30S ribosomal protein S11, chloroplastic, which translates to MAKPIPKVGSRRNGRSSARKSARRIPKGVIHVQASFNNTIVTVTDVRGRVISWSSAGTCGFKGTRRGTPFAAQTAAGNAIRAVVDQGMQRAEVMIKGPGLGRDAALRAIRRSGILLSFVRDVTPMPHNGCRPPKKRRV; encoded by the coding sequence ATGGCAAAACCTATACCAAAAGTTGGTTCACGTAGGAATGGGCGCAGTAGTGCACGGAAAAGTGCACGTAGAATACCAAAAGGAGTTATTCATGTTCAAGCAAGTTTCAACAATACCATTGTTACTGTTACAGATGTACGGGGTCGGGTAATCTCTTGGTCCTCCGCCGGCACTTGTGGATTCAAGGGTACAAGAAGGGGGACCCCTTTTGCTGCTCAAACCGCAGCGGGAAATGCTATTCGAGCAGTAGTAGACCAAGGTATGCAACGAGCGGAAGTTATGATAAAGGGTCCTGGTCTCGGAAGAGATGCAGCATTACGAGCTATTCGTAGAAGTGGTATACTATTAAGTTTCGTACGGGATGTAACCCCTATGCCACATAATGGCTGTAGACCTCCTAAAAAAAGACGTGTGTAG
- the LOC128288580 gene encoding DNA-directed RNA polymerase subunit alpha: MVREKVKVSTSTRTRQWKCVESRTDSKRLYYGRFILSPLMKGQADTIGIAMRRALLGELEGTCITRAKSEKIPHEYSTIVGIQESVHEILMNLKEIVLRGNLYGTRNAFICAKGPGYVTAQDIILPPSVEIVDNTQHVASLTEPIDLCIGLQIERNRGYGIKTPKNFHDGSYPIDAVFMPVRNANHSIHCYGNDNEKQEILFLEIWTNGSLTPKEALHEASRNLIDLFIPFLHTEEENLHLENNQHDVTLPFFPFHDRLVKLTKKKKEIALKYIFIDQSELPPRIYNCLKKSNIHTLLDLLNNSREDLMKIEHFRIEDVKQILGILEKK, translated from the coding sequence aTGGTTCGAGAGAAAGTAAAAGTCTCTACTTCGACTCGGACACGACAGTGGAAGTGTGTTGAATCAAGAACAGATAGTAAGCGCCTTTATTATGGACGCTTTATTCTGTCTCCACTTATGAAAGGCCAAGCCGACACAATAGGCATTGCGATGCGAAGAGCTTTGCTTGGAGAACTAGAAGGAACATGCATTACACGTGCAAAATCTGAGAAAATACCCCACGAATATTCTACCATAGTAGGTATTCAAGAATCAGTCcatgaaattttaatgaatttgaaagaaattgtaTTGAGAGGGAATTTGTATGGAACTCGTAACGCCTTTATTTGTGCCAAGGGTCCCGGATATGTAACTGCTCAagacatcatcttaccaccttctGTGGAAATCGTTGATAATACACAGCATGTAGCCAGCCTAACCGAACCAATTGATTTGTGTATTGGATTACAAATCGAGAGAAATAGAGGATACGGTATAAAAACGCCAAAGAACTTTCACGACGGAAGTTATCCTATAGATGCTGTATTCATGCCTGTTCGAAATGCGAATCATAGTATTCATTGTTATGGGAATGATAATGAAAAACAGGAGATACTTTTTCTAGAAATATGGACAAATGGAAGTTTAACTCCGAAAGAAGCACTTCATGAAGCTTCTCgtaatttgattgatttatttattCCTTTTCTACATACGGAAGAAGAAAACTTACATTTAGAAAACAATCAACACGATGTTACTTTACCTTTTTTTCCGTTTCATGATAGATTAGTTAAactaacaaaaaagaaaaaagaaatagcattgaaatatatttttattgacCAATCAGAATTGCCTCCCAGGATCTATAATTGTCTCAAAAAGTCCAATATACATACATTATTGGACCTTTTGAATAACAGTCGAGAAGACCTTATGAAAATTGAACACTTTCGCATAGAAGATGTAAAACAAATATTGGGCATTCTAGAAAAGAAGTAG
- the LOC128288582 gene encoding 30S ribosomal protein S3, chloroplastic-like, with protein sequence MGQKINPLGFRLGTTQSHHSLWFAQPKKYSKGLQEDKKIRDCIKNYVQKNMRLSSGVEGIARIEIQKRLDLIQVIIYMGFPKLLIEDKPRKLEELQMNVQKELNCMNRKLNIAITRIGNPYGHPNILAEFIAGQLKNRVSFRKAMKKAIELTEQADTKGIQIQIAGRIDGKEIARVEWIREGRVPLQTIGAKIEYCSYRVRTIYGVLGIKIWIFIDEE encoded by the coding sequence ATGGGACAAAAAATAAATCCACTTGGTTTCAGACTTGGTACAACCCAAAGTCATCATTCTCTTTGGTTTGCACAACCGAAAAAGTATTCGAAGGGTCTACAAGAAGATAAAAAAATAAGAGACTGTATCAAGAATTATGTACAAAAAAATATGAGACTATCTTCTGGTGTCGAGGGAATTGCACGTATAGAGATTCAAAAAAGACTGGATCTAATTCAGGTGATAATCTATATGGGATTTCCTAAATTATTAATTGAAGATAAGCCACGAAAACTCGAAGAACTACAGATGAATGTGCAAAAAGAACTTAATTGTATGAACCGAAAACTCAACATTGCTATTACAAGAATTGGAAATCCTTATGGGCACCCTAATATTCTTGCCGAATTTATAGCCGGACAATTAAAGAATCGAGTTTCATTTCGAAAGGCAATGAAAAAGGCTATTGAATTAACTGAGCAAGCGGATACAAAAGGAATTCAAATACAAATTGCAGGGCGTATCGACGGAAAAGAAATCGCACGTGTCGAATGGATCCGAGAAGGTAGGGTTCCTCTACAAACCATTGGAGCGAAAATTGAGTATTGCTCTTATAGAGTTCGAACTATCTATGGGGTATTAGGAATCAAAATTTGGATATTTATAGACGAAGAATAA
- the LOC128288586 gene encoding 50S ribosomal protein L14, chloroplastic-like: MIQPQTHLNVADNSGARELMCIRVIGASNRRYAHIGDVIVAVIKEAVPNTPLERSEVIRAVIVRTRKELKRDNGMIIRYDDNAAVVIDQEGNPKGTRIFGAIAQELRQLNFTKIVSLAPEVL, from the coding sequence ATGATTCAACCTCAGACCCATTTGAATGTAGCAGATAACAGCGGGGCCCGAGAATTGATGTGTATTCGAGTCATAGGAGCTAGTAATCGCCGATATGCTCATATTGGTGACGTTATTGTTGCTGTGATCAAGGAAGCAGTACCAAATACACCTCTAGAAAGATCAGAAGTGATCAGAGCTGTAATTGTACGTACTCGTAAAGAACTCAAACGCGACAACGGGATGATAATACGATATGATGACAATGCTGCCGTTGTCATTGATCAAGAAGGAAATCCAAAAGGAACTCGAATTTTTGGTGCGATCGCTCAGGAATTGAGACAGTTAAATTTCACTAAAATAGTTTCATTAGCTCCCGAGGTATTATAA